AGCCGACGTGCTTATCCTGGAGACAACGCGAGGCAATCGGCCCACGCCGACCGGTTTCACGCGTGAAGCCGAGATCGAACGTCTCGCGAAAGCCATCGAACACGTCCTGCAACGCAAAGGTTGCGTTCTGATCCCGGTTTTCGCGTTGGGCAGGACCCAGGAGATTCTCGCGTTGCTCGCGCTCCTCATGCACAGCGGCCGGATTCGCAAACAGCCGGTTTATATCGGCGGACTCGGCCGCGTTTTCACGGAGATTTATGACCTCCAGGCGCATCGCACGCATCGGCAGCATACGAGTCTAATGCTGACGGAAGCGCTCAATCTGATCGTGTTGGAAAGAGATCAACTCGAAAAAATGAAACTGACCGGCGGGCGGCTTTTCGTGCTCACCGCCGGCATGATGAGCGAGAAGACAGCCGCGCACGATCTCGCCTTGCGCATGATCGGGGATGAACGGCAAGCGGTGTTTTTTGTCGGTTACGCGGACCCGGACACGCCCGGCGGGCGGCTCAAGGCCGCGCAACCGGGCCAGACGTTTCTGTTCAGCGCCGGCGCCGGCGAGGTGACGCGGCGTTGTGCGGTTGACGATTTTGATCTCACCGCGCATGCCAATCGTGAAGAGTTGGTGGATTTTGTGGGGAAGGTTGGGCCGCGAGCCGTGCTCCTCGGACATGGCGAGCGCGATTCGCGCCAATGGGTTGAGGACCAAATCCGCTCGCGCTATCCCAAGATTAAGATCATCCAGCCAGAACCTGGCGCAAGCATCGAGGTCTGATCTCAGCCCGTCAGCGACCGTGCCCGTTGGACAAAGTAGCGCAGAATTGAATCTGCCGTATCGCCGATTTGTAATCGACCGTGCTCTGGCGGGTTCCACGGCGTTCGAACTGGTCGCGCCCCAACAGAATGCAATTCCGCGATCCGTGGTTAAAGAATTTGCGCGTCTCGCGAAAATTTCCAGAGGTACTGATGATAGATTGAAAATCTCCCCAACGCGGGCGACTCGGCCAGTTCAGCGTCCTCATTCGGAGATCCGCCCCCGCCGAGCAAGCCCCCCCTTCTTGTCTGGCATTCCTGAATTGTTTTGGAACAATGCGCCAACCTGACAACCAGCCGCGCAAACCAGAACAATGATCATCAAGGACCGACTTTTGTTGAGCCACGGATGACACGGATGAACACGGATAAGAGCATCGTTGATCCCGCTCACTCTCTTCTCCATCCGAGTAATCCGTGCAATCCGTGGTCAATTTGGTCCGGACTCGCCGCGTTGTGTTCTTTTGCGATTCTCTTCTCCGTGTCCATCGGCGTCCATCTGCGGTTTTTGCTCCTTTGCTTGAGGACGAGGACGAACCGCATGCGAGGTTCTCAACACGCGCTCTTGAACCTGCGGTTGAACGCGCTGGCGGTTGGAATCGCGCTCGCACTCCTCTGGCCGGGCGCTCTGGCCGCCGCGCCGGTCTTGAAGTGGGAATCCGGCAACGGTTTTCGCCGCGCTCAACTCAACGTTCCGGCGTCCGGGAAACCAGGCTTCACTCTTCTGTCCGGTGAAACGACCGGCATCCAGTGGACCAACCGCATCTCGGTCGAGCGTTACACCGAGCGCCAGAATCTCATGAACGGCGCGGGATTGGCGTTGGGCGATTTCGACAGCGACGGCTGGTGCGATATTTATCTCTGCAACAAAGAAGGCCCCAACGCACTTTACCGAAATCTCGGAAACTGGAAGTTTGAGAATGTCACCGAACGCGCCGGCGTCAGTTGCACGAACCAATCTTCCACCGGCGCGACGTTCGCCGACCTGAACGGCGATGGACGGCTCGATCT
This region of Verrucomicrobiota bacterium genomic DNA includes:
- a CDS encoding MBL fold metallo-hydrolase; this translates as MRIINLNGSNNIGASAWFVEIESHRLLLDAGIHPKREGHDALPLFDSIRDESLDAIAISHCHHDHVGSLPVALRYFPKAHVLMSELSYFLVERVLHNSVNVMIRQREELGIKEYPLYSHTEVDDLAYLFQGYKYNREISWAAFQKMRSGLPSPTLEFFDAGHALGSSGIMIRGERETVFYTGDVCFQDQTLLKGARFEDVEADVLILETTRGNRPTPTGFTREAEIERLAKAIEHVLQRKGCVLIPVFALGRTQEILALLALLMHSGRIRKQPVYIGGLGRVFTEIYDLQAHRTHRQHTSLMLTEALNLIVLERDQLEKMKLTGGRLFVLTAGMMSEKTAAHDLALRMIGDERQAVFFVGYADPDTPGGRLKAAQPGQTFLFSAGAGEVTRRCAVDDFDLTAHANREELVDFVGKVGPRAVLLGHGERDSRQWVEDQIRSRYPKIKIIQPEPGASIEV